ATGCTCATGTTAAAGATGTATATTTAATTAATATAGATGTTGCTGGAACAAATTATATTGATATGAGTGAAATATATAATAAGTTATTAGAAGAGGATATACTATATTTAAAAAGAGAGCCAAATAATGTATATGATTCAAATGCAATTGAAATTATAACTGAAGATGGATATGTAATAGGATATGTTCCTAAAGAGAATAATTTCATTTTAAAAAACCTAATGGATAATGGGAAATATGTATATGGAAAAATAAAAGAAATAAGTGATGATTATAACCATATAAATATTGAAATTTATCTGAGCTATAAAGATGTAATTGAAGAAATAACAAATACTTTATCACTACTCTCAGGAGGAAAAGAGCACTATCTTCAATAAAATGTGTATATCCAACCGAAATAAGAGCAATTTAAAGATAATTATATTGTTAGTATCTAAGTACTAATACTAAATGAGAAATACAAGAAGAATTAAAAAATGGTGATTAAGTTTATATTTTTTATTTTCATGTATATTTAATTTAATACTGCACACAATAATATCGAAAGAGGTGATTGTCATGGGAAACGATTTTGAAGATGATTATTGGGGATTACTCCAAAAATAACTTTTAAATCCCCATAATTACACTTATTTTCACATGAAGGGGCTGTTGCAAAACTAACATAGTTAGTTTTGTAGCAGCTCATTTTTTTTAAGAAATAAAAAAATGTGAATTCCGAAGAAATCACATTTATTGTATAATTAAGTTATGTACAAAATAAAGAAATCATACACTAAAGATTATAATGAATTTAATGATAATTTTCAACTTATATTACCATTAAATTTGGAAAATTTAATACCAGAAGATGATTCTGTTCGCTTGCTAAGCCACGTATTGGAGGGATTAGATTACAGAAAGTTGTATAAGGCGTACTCTTCCGTTGGAAGAAAACCGGCAGTGGAACCTAAAATCATGTTCAAAATAATATCGTATGCGTATTCTCAAAATGTTTATTCAAGTAGAAAAATAGAAAAAGCATGTAAAAGAGATATAAATTTTAGATGGCTGCTTCAAGGATGCAAAGCCCCTGATCATGCTACAATTAGTAGATTTCGAAAAGATTATCTTTCAAATGAAGTAATTGAAGAATTATTTTATCAGCAAGTTAATTATTTAGCTGATCAAAATGAAGTATTATTTGAAAATGTATTTATTGATGGTACTAAAATCGAGGCGAATGCCAATCGATATACTTTTGTTTGGAAGAAAGCCATTTACAAAAATGAAGAGAAAATGTTTAATAAAATTCTTACTCTTGTTGAAAATGTCAATCTTGAAGAATTGAAAGAATTTAGTATTCAAAAAGAAACATTGATAAATGATCTCGATAAAATTCTCGAATGGCTTTTATATGAAAAAGAGAAGAGAAACATAGAATTTGTTCATGGAATTGGTAAGAGAAAAACTACAATTCAGAAATGGATAGAGCAACTATTTGAATATAAAGAGAGACAAGAAAAATATAATTTCAGTAAAACCATATTCTCAAATAGAAATAGTTATTCTAAAACTGATCCAGACGCAACTTTCATGCATATGAAAGATGATCATATGAGAAATGGTCAATTAAAGCCAGCATATAATGTACAAATTGCAGTTGAAAGCGAATACGTGACCGGTGTCGGAATATTTGATGATAGAAATGACATAGCAACACTAATACCTATGCTTAATAATATGCAAGAAAAAATTGGTCGTAAATATCTTAATGTGATTGCAGATTCGGGTTATGAAAGCGAAGAAAATTATTTATTTTTAGAATACAATAATCAGACCCCATACATAAAGCCGCAAACTTATGAAAAGTGGAAAAAAAGAAGTTTCAAAAATGATATAAGTAAGCGAGAAAATATGCAATATGATGCTGAATCAGATTTTTATGTTTGCAATAATGGTAGAAAGTTGATTCCGACCTCTATTATTCATAGAAAATCCGCCAGTGGATACAAATCAGAAGTTACTGTTTATGAGTGTGAAAGCTGTGATAATTGTGTTCATAAAGAAAAATGTACAAAAGCAAAAGGAAATAGAAAGATGCAGGTTTCGAAAACTTTTGTAGAAAAGCGTGAAATATCTTATAGAAATATTACAACTGAAATTGGAGCTAAATTAAGAATGAACAGATCTATTCAGGTCGAAGGAGCATTTGGAGTTCTAAAAAGTGACTATGAATTCAATAGATTTTTAACACGTGGAAAAAATAGTGTAAAAACTGAATTTATTTTGCTTTGTTTTGGTTATAACATTAACAAATTGCATTCAAAAATCCAAAACGGAAGAACTCAAAAACATCTTCATGAATTAAAACAATCTGCCTAATTATGGAATAATTTAAGTAGGCTTATTAAAGTGCGCTTAAAACATAAAAATCTCTCAATAATTATTATTCAATTTTAATTATTAAGAGATTTTTTAATTTAAAACGAAAAGAAGTGTCGCTTCTGATTAAAAATTAATCATTTTGCGACACGCCCTTTATTTTATTTAGTACTGTCTTAAAAAGCTATAGTATTTTAAGACATGATTTATATTGAATATTCTTAGAATTGATATATTATATTTAGAATTAATGGACAAGTATAGAAAATTTAATACATATACTTATTAAGTAAGTTTAATCTGATGGTAAGTTAATATTTTACAAGTATGACTACTCAATGAAATTATTTTATTAACATTAGGAGGGAGTTATGAAAATTAGAAAAATAATTCCAATGTATTCTGAAACTGCTACTACATATAATGTAATAGGATATGTATATGGTACTCCAAGTACTATGGAGGTAGCAAAGTTAACTCATGCTAATTATGCTTTTGGATACATCGTGGACGGTCAGATTTCGATTTCAAATGGTCAAGATTTATCAAAGCTAGTGTCATTTAAGTCTAGTAATCCTAATTTGAAGGTTATTCTTTCAGTGGGTGGATGGGGTGCTGAAGGTTTCTCCGATGCAGCCTATTCAGAATCTTCACGAAATATATTTGCAAATAGTTGCTTGGATGTTCTAAACACCTATAAATTAAATGGAATAGATATTGATTGGGAATATCCTGTTTATGGTGCTTGTGGCTTGATTAAGTGCCGTGCACAGGACAAACAGAATTTTACTCTTTTGCTTGAAACAATACGCAATAAGATAGGAAATAGTAAAATACTTAGTATAGCTGCGGGAGCAGATCAATTCTATGTTAATAATACAGAGATAAGTAAAATAGCAAACATATGTGATTATATAAATTTGATGACTTATGATTTTGGGCATGACACTCACAATGCAAACCTTTATCCTACATCTTCTGGTTATGGATCAGGCTTAAGTTGTGATGAGTCAGTAAGTATATTTATAAATGCAGGAGTTCCTGCATCTAAAATCAATCTCGGCATTCCCTTCTTTGGATATTATGGCAACCAAGCTCTTTCATATGGAACACTTGTTAATAATTATATAAATAAAAATGGTTGGATTAGATACTGGGATAATCAGGCTAAAGTTGCGTACTTAAAAAATGATAGTTCATTTATAACTTATGAGGACGAGGAGTCAATTATCAATAAAACTGAATATATAAAATCAAAAAAACTTGGGGGAGCAATGTTTTGGGAATATAATCAAGATTACAACGGTATTCTTCTAAATAAACTTTGGACACAATTAAATGGAGAAATGATTAATTGATAATTATTGGAAGGAGTTAAATATGGAAGTAGTAATGAACCATACACAGTTTTTAGAATGGAAATATGGTAACAAAACTACACTAAATATCAAGTTAGAAAATTTAGGCGTAAAAGATAGTGAGAAATTTGAAGATGAATTAATCTTAAGAATTGGTACAACTTTATTAGTAGCTAGTAATATAATCTGTGGGTTTTCAAATTTAAAAGAAATGAATTTGCTAGGATGTCTATTAACCAGTATAACGCCTAATGATTATGCCTATTGGGTACAATATGGCACCTGTTGGTTAGAATGTTCTAAAGTACAAAAGAAATTCAAACGTAGTATTTGTACTTATTAAATAATATTAATAAATAAGCATGAAGTGTAAA
The DNA window shown above is from Clostridium beijerinckii and carries:
- a CDS encoding IS1182 family transposase; its protein translation is MYKIKKSYTKDYNEFNDNFQLILPLNLENLIPEDDSVRLLSHVLEGLDYRKLYKAYSSVGRKPAVEPKIMFKIISYAYSQNVYSSRKIEKACKRDINFRWLLQGCKAPDHATISRFRKDYLSNEVIEELFYQQVNYLADQNEVLFENVFIDGTKIEANANRYTFVWKKAIYKNEEKMFNKILTLVENVNLEELKEFSIQKETLINDLDKILEWLLYEKEKRNIEFVHGIGKRKTTIQKWIEQLFEYKERQEKYNFSKTIFSNRNSYSKTDPDATFMHMKDDHMRNGQLKPAYNVQIAVESEYVTGVGIFDDRNDIATLIPMLNNMQEKIGRKYLNVIADSGYESEENYLFLEYNNQTPYIKPQTYEKWKKRSFKNDISKRENMQYDAESDFYVCNNGRKLIPTSIIHRKSASGYKSEVTVYECESCDNCVHKEKCTKAKGNRKMQVSKTFVEKREISYRNITTEIGAKLRMNRSIQVEGAFGVLKSDYEFNRFLTRGKNSVKTEFILLCFGYNINKLHSKIQNGRTQKHLHELKQSA
- a CDS encoding glycoside hydrolase, producing MKIRKIIPMYSETATTYNVIGYVYGTPSTMEVAKLTHANYAFGYIVDGQISISNGQDLSKLVSFKSSNPNLKVILSVGGWGAEGFSDAAYSESSRNIFANSCLDVLNTYKLNGIDIDWEYPVYGACGLIKCRAQDKQNFTLLLETIRNKIGNSKILSIAAGADQFYVNNTEISKIANICDYINLMTYDFGHDTHNANLYPTSSGYGSGLSCDESVSIFINAGVPASKINLGIPFFGYYGNQALSYGTLVNNYINKNGWIRYWDNQAKVAYLKNDSSFITYEDEESIINKTEYIKSKKLGGAMFWEYNQDYNGILLNKLWTQLNGEMIN